Genomic segment of Canis lupus dingo isolate Sandy chromosome 9, ASM325472v2, whole genome shotgun sequence:
TGGCCAtgttacaggtggggaaactgagactcagagaggtgaagcaacTTGGCCAAAGACACAGCGGTGGTGCTGGGATTCAAACATAgtccccctgccccaggtctGTGCTCTCAAGTGCTCTAACAATCTAGTCCCCAACAGGGACCAATCTAGCATCAGTCACTCACCGCTGCAGGGGCATCCACTGAAGGGCCAGAGGATGtagggcctgggatggagcaggaTGGAGGCCGCAGGCAGTTGGGGCCCCAAGCCATCCCCCGTTGAATGGGCAAGGGTCCCCCGCTTCCTCACCACCTCCCACTCTGTGGTCTAAACCAGAGTCAAGGGCCCTGGGTGATGGGCTCTCCCAGGAGCAAGGCTGGGCGTTCTCAcggcctttctcttcctttccagatTACAGTCAGGACGAGAAGGCTTTGCTCGGGGCATGTGACTGTACCCAGAGTAAGTGGCCCAGCCCTGTGTCTGTCCTATCCCCTCATCGCCACCACCCGGGGAACCGCAGGGCCTGACAGCAACGGGAGGGGCCCACCGTCCATCCCGTGGGGGTCCTGGCTGGAAGTTGAAGGAGCGAGACTCTCTCTGCCTTATCTCTGAGACCTCAACATgctctccacccacccacccacaccaaAGAAAAAGCGCTCAGGAGGGGCTGTAACTAGGGCCCCGCTGGAGAGTGCATGGTCCTGTGCGGCCATCTGCACCATTAACATCATCGGAGGGCTTATTAGGAATGCAAAATCTCAGTCCCTGCTCTGGTTTTCCGAACCAGAATCTGGATTTTAACCAAATCCTCAAGGGGTTAGAGTACATTCATCGGTTTAAGAAGCAGTTGTCCTGGACagtagttgtttttttattttattttatttttttttattttattttattttattttatttactttactttactttactttattttattttattttattttattttattttttttatttttatttttatttttatttattcatgagacacacagggagagaggcacagacataggcagagagagaaacagctccctgcggggagcccgatgcgggactcgatcccaggatccccgggatcatgaaggcagacgctcaaccaccgagccacccaggcgcccctggacaGTAGTTCTTAAGCTGGCCACACACTAGAGTTCGCTGGAGAGCTCTAAAAAGTACTGAGGACTGCCCTTTACCTCAGAGGGTCTCGGTTCAGTGGCACAAGGTGAGGTCCAGGCATCAGAACTGcaaagccctccaggtgattctaatggaGCCAAAATTGAGACCCACCAGGGCAAGTGATGAACAGACTCAAAAAGACAGACCTGAGATATAGTAGCTCCCAGGGGGCTATGAATTGGACATGGTGGTCCCTGGACACCAAGCTCCCTGGCCCGGTAATGAGTAACCTCATCTCTTTGCTTCAATATATTGAACACATAGAAATTCTCATCTGTGTCGTGACATGTTAAAGGTTCAAAGGAAAGGTTTTAGGGCCCGGGGCTTCCCTTTGCTTTAGTTCAGTACTGCCTGCTAGTTGCCATCATATAGAACACAAAGGTAAGTAAGACGTTGTCCCAACACTTTGCCCGGTCCTAGCAAGGCCAGGACAGGGCAAAGCGGGTGAAGTACCCAGAACACAACATATCAGAAGACAGTACTGACCGCAGGGTGAGGTAGGTGCGCCCAGGTGTCTTATCCATCAAAACCCTGTCCCGGCCCAGGTATACAGTCCTAAATAGAAAGAcgtcgaggggcacctgggtggctcagtggttgagcgtctgccttcggctcagggcatgatcccagggttctggttcgagccccacgtcgggctccctgcccagcaggaggctccttctccctctgcctctgaccttgctcatgctctctctctctctttcttaaataaataaataaaatataaaagagagagagatggagataaaTTAGTCCAACGGGATGTAACAGGTGGCATAATCAGAACCCATCGGGGTGCCACAGAAGCACACAGGGAAGACTCCAGTTCTTCTTAGGAAAACATTCTGCGGGGTTTTCAGTGAGTGTCTATCTCGGGGAAACTGCATCACTTCCCCCTTTCCCAGGAGAGCAGACAAAGCATTGTTTTGAGCCCCCCAGACACACTCTCCAAGGCCTGACATGCTAGACTTACCCTGGCGGCTTCAAAAGCAAATGCTGGTCTCTGGGGTCTTATTACAtaagagcagaaagaagaaatctagtgggttttttttttttttttgagtgaacaCAGGTTACAAGCCCTGAGGTCATAGGCCCAGAAACAGCGTTaactctcccttctccccctcacAGTCGTGAAACCCAGTGGGGTCCACCTTAAGCTGGTTCTGAGGTTCTCAGACTTCGGGAAGGCCATGTTCAAACCCATGAGGTAAGTGACCGTCTTCCTCACCTCCACGTCCAGCTGCGGCAGCCGTAAGGGAGTTTTTGACCAAAAATTAGTAAATGTGGACAGTTTGGGGAGGGGATCTCATCTGATATTGAAGCATATAAAATGCTGGGGAGAAAAAGTTGTGTTCCTTTTAAAAGGGAGTGATCacgggacgcccgggtggctcagtggttgagcatctgcctctggcttaggtcgtgatccccggggtcctgggatccagtccctgcatggagcctgcttctccttctgccagtgtctctgcttctctctctgtgtctctcaggaataaataaaatcttttttaaaaaaataaaagggagcgATCGCAGTGAGCATGCGTGGCTGGTTTAGCCAAGGCTCGAGAAGCAGGCAGGTGGTTCTTTGGTGCACCTGTCAGGTGAACACAGAGCCACCACGTTTGGGCATTACAGGGTTTTTAGGGATTGTTATGGTCAGTCATGGGGGTTAGTGTAGACTCCTAAGTGAGCCCTGGTTAAAGAGAGGAGGCAAAGGGAACATGATGTAGAAACAGGAGACATCAAAGGGAAGcataaaaacaatgataaatcTGCAAATCCACCACCCAGCATCAGATCCGTGAGTTGCATTCTCTGAGAATTCTTATCTGGCACATTAGGATGGCTGTGATTTCTCTAAAACTTAAAGCTCATTATACAGCAGGAGAGCCTTGCTTTCCCTTTCCGTACGTGGGGAGGAAAAGCACTCACACTGGCCGTGTTTTATATGCAGGAAAGCACAGGAAGTACCAGCCTacagcctctcctctccccccatcACTTACAAACTACAGGCAAAGACTGTTCAAATGAACCAGCTTTCCTCCTGAATAGAATGCAAACTCTCCAACATTGGGTCATAAAAGCCATTTTGTCTATTCTTATGCCATAACGTAAACTGTAATCCGCATTTGTATACAATTTAGTCCAAAGCCAAAAAGCATCATTTTAAGACGTATTTCTCGGAAAGGCATGCATTTTTTTCGATAGGtaattgaaagcaaaaaaaaaacatttgtccCATGTTAAAAAGGGAAAGTAGAAATTTATCTTTGGATAATATAAATATGACCATAATTAAAGATTGCATTTTtcgtgtaatatatatatataatacaggcACCGAGGAATACATCAACGCTTGCCAAAGCCTGAGAGGCACTGATGtaaaaatggttttcaaatttaaaatcacaTCCAGACTTGCCATCCAGAAACAGGGAAATGatgttttagaaaattctaaaaggtGTCGGGGAGACTGCGTATTCTTATGGAGGGAATTCAGGAATTAATATTTGGAGAGGGGGACCCCTGTCTGCTCCCTGGTGCCTAGACATCCAGCGGCGCCGCTAGTGAGAAGGTGGGGGGCATGCCTCAGCCCAGGGACCTGTCCTTGAAATGAGGATGCACCCTGTAAAACAGAACACCTGCTTGTAGCAGCCCTTCACCGTGGTCTCCAGGACTTGTGTTTTTTGGCCAAGTGCACATCACTATGTCTTTCGATCGCTGGAGCTGTGTATTTACAGCTTTCTGCAAAATTATGTGTATTTACATTTGAATTGCTTCTGCAGCCCTCATGCAGTCCCACGCGGCGGATTATAAAAATCATCACAGATCATCACTCTTCCGTGTGTATTAGCAGCAAGGCAAAGTCAACCTCGGGGCCAGAGGCCACGCTGCCCGGAATGATCGGGAGGCAGCTCTCTGTACATACGTACCTGGCCGGCCCATCACACTCGGGCAGGCCTGCTGCTTTTCAGGAATccattagagatttttaaatgtataaaatcagtCTCCTCTACACCAGCCTCCCTCAAGCCTCTGGCTGGGCTCCCTCTCAGGATTCCGCTGAGGTTTCTCTGAGGGGACAAGCTCATTTATTACCCCGTCACCCTAAGACCTGGACCTTTTCTGGTCTTCAAATGTCAGTTGCATTAAACCGCATCCCTAGGACACTCTTCCTTTTAGAAGAGCCCAGCCTCCTACCCCACCTCTAACTCTTGACATCTGGGTCTGTGCTACCTCTGGCTGGCTGGCCAGTCCCTCTCTTCTGCTTATACCTGCCGAAGAATGTCTATATTTCTTCCTAACTcaactaattttaaaagtatcagCTGCTGGCACCAAAGTGGCTCAGGCAGGAGACTTGGTACGGGGTGTGCCTGCAGGACAAGGTCCTGCAAGAAGCCCGTGAGTCTTCTCCCAGCCAAGGGGGCCGGGGGCTGTCCCTGGCATGTCTTTCCATCATGCACGTGTACATTAAGAGCGCGAAAGcctgctttctcttccctccGGTCATGCTTCTCAGCTCTCTCCTCAGGCTCCTCATGAAGTCTGAGTCCAGGGCGTtgattcctcccttccttccagacAGCAGCGAGATGAAGAGACCCCCGAGGACTTCTTCTACTTCATTGACTTTCAGAGACACAACGCCGAGATCGCAGCTTTCCACCTGGACAGGTAGGGTTGGGCCCCCGCAAGGACGGACCACCACAGGGCCGCTGGGCAGACCTCAGGTGGGGCCTCCCTGGCACTTCTTCCTTCTGGCAccctgtcttcctctcttcctcgTGAACTTCAGTGGCGCCTTTGAACTCAACACATTTCCCATTTAACCCCACGTCTGAACAACACGAGGCCTCTAAGGTGATGAAATGAATGACCTAGAAAGAGAACCAACCCTGCCAGGCTGCTCAGGCTGCTGCCTTGGACCTGACCTTGCTCTTTGCTCTAGTCTTTTGATTGGAAATGGGAAGAATGCATCCACTCCCATGTATCCCAGGAGTCTTAAGGTTGTGATATGAAAaggttgagggcagcccgggtggctcagcggtttagggcccccttcagcccagggtgtgatcctggagacccaggatcgagtcccacatcgggctccctgcatggagcctgcttctccctctgcctgtgtctctgcctttctctctgtttctctcatgaataaataaataaaacctataaaaaaaagaaagaaaaggttgaaAGCACACTGCTGAACTTCCTCCCCTCCATTGTGCCTGTCGTGGCTCCTCTAGGTGTGTTTTATGGGCTGGCAGTCGGGGCCTGGGAGCTTTTCAGAAATCCGGGATCTCGGGCTCCCCCTGGACCCACTGAATCTGAGCCTGCGTGTGAGCGAGATCCCAGGTCACACATATGCCCAACTGAAGTATGGAAAGCTCTGACCTAGAACACAGGTGGTGGGAAGGCGTGCCCAGGAGGCTTGCTAGAATAAGGATTccttctccacccctcctccGGCCTCTTTAGATACAGGTTGGCCCCGGGCGCGGTCGGCTCAGTACTGGCCGGGCTGGGTACGGTCAGGAATGCCATTTCCAATGGGCCACCCTCCGACCCCCTGACTAGTCCTCAGACATGAACAGGGCTTTCTCTCCTGCAGGATTCTGGACTTCCGCCGGGTGCCACCCACAGTGGGGAGGCTAGTCAATGTCACCAAGGAAATCCTGGAAGTCACCAAGAATGAAATCCTGCAGAGCGTTTTCTTCGTCTCTCCAGGTAGAGAACTGGCCAGAGCAATGTGCTGGGGTGAAGAGCATGGCCTGAGCTCCCGCCCTCATTGGGATGGCTATAGGCTGCCCTCaggccctcccaccccagcccacctgAGCATCACCCCAGGTGAACTGGGGGTGGGAAAGGTAGTCTGTGAGATGCCAAGTGGCCTGTGTGCACGGGAACTGCCCTGCCAGCCTCCTGGAACCAGATGTCACCTGTTCAAGCAAAGAGCATTCTAGTCACCTGGATGGGATGCAGTGGGGCTGGGTCCCGCACTTTCTCCGCCCTGAGACATCTGAAAAATTGGTACCCAGGATGCTCGGTTTAGGAGCGTTCATGAGCCCCGACGCCGGGGAAAGCAATAGTTTCCTCTTTGGCCTCTTCCCTGGCTGAGCGTTGAGgctttcccttccctcctggaggattcggggggcgggggtgggggcaggaacaTGGCATTGCCTCCTTCTCTTaggcctcctctctctctcctcccgcACCCTCCAGCCAGCAACGTGTGCTTCTTTGCCAAGTGCCCATATATGTGCAAGACTGAATATGCCGTCTGTGGCAACCCGCACCTGCTGGAGGGCTCCCTGTCCGCCTTCCTGCCGTCCCTCAACCTGGCCCCCAGGCTGTCTGTGCCCAACCCCTGGATCCGCTCCTACTCGCTGGCAGGAAAAGAAGAGTGAGTGGGCCCCCTGGCCGTGATGCCGTCCCTTGCGCGGGGCTGCAGTCCCTGCACCAAGGCCTTGCAGCCAGCCTGGCTCTCGGATCCCCAAACCCCAGTCATTTCCTGATCTCGTCCGGATCCTGGGGCCAGCTGTGCCTGTTCTCCCCCCTTTAGTTGGGGTACTCAGTCACGAAGAGCCTCTTATGTGCGAGGGGGTACGGAACTGAGAGACACAGGCTCTTCCCTCCAGAAGCTCCCAGTCCTGGGCGGGGGGCGTCAGACCAGTAGCCAGATTATGAAAACACAGTGGCTCCCTTGCTGTAATCCGGAGAAGCACATGCAGAGCCGGAAGGAGCAACACCTGCTCCACCTGCTCCACCTGAGTAAGCCCCGGAAAGCCAAGCCCCAGAggtgttccccccaccccaggccccccggGGCCAAGCGCACCCCCTGGCACATGGTAGTACTTGGTTTCTAtcagctgaatgaatgaatgggaagagAAGTGAACAGGGAAGGGTCCCTGGAGGACACGACAGATCCTAGGGGACCCGCGAAGGCTGAGCCCGAGCCCAGTAGATGGAGGGACAAGGGGGCATCCTAGCAGCCGGAGCttgggagagagaatgggggcCTTGAAGGGAAGGGGGGCTCTGAATGGTCCAGGAGAACTAGGGGGCCAGGTCCAGGGGGCTCAGTGACAGGAGCTGCAGAGAAGCAGGTGAGGGACAGGTGGCCTCCTGCCTCACCGCCTCCCCTCCGGCCCACGGTAACCCAGCCCAGCAGAATGGATGCTCAGGACCCAGAACCTTCTTCTCCCCCACGTGGAGTCTGCAGCCTGCCACGTGTCTTTGCCCCGGGGCCCCCCATGTACCCAGCTACCTACAGCCTGCAGGCCAGGAGCTGCCGGGAGCCCGGGCTGGGGTGAGGGAGCCGGGACTTGGGGGGCGAGGGCAGGTGTGAGGAGGGCCCCCAACACCTCGCCATCTTGGCTCTTCCAGCCCCAGGACTTCTTCTCCCCCTCAGGTGGGAGGTCAATCCGCTTTACTGCGACACCGTCAAACAGATCTACCCGTACAACAGCAGCAACCGCCTCCTCAACATCATTGACATGGCCATCTTCGACTTCCTGATAGGTAGGTCCCCGCTGGGGCACTTGGTGGCCCTGGCCCCGGCTGTTGGGCTGGGATTCGCCGTGACCTTGGGCAACGAGGCAGAGCCTGGACTCTGAGGCCCGAGGAACCTCGCACGACCCACGGCCTCCAAGTGCCAGAGGCCCCAGAGGACAGAGGTGAACGTGCTCCCCTGGTCAGAGGGCACCTCACTCAAGGCTGGCCCCCAGGACCCAGGTTTCCACCAGGTGAAAACCGTCCACACGAGGGTCTGTTTGTTCCGttggcttccttctccctctgcaccgtCGCTGATAACCGTGGGAAGCGTGGGGCCCTGGGTTCAGATTCCTGACAACTGCGAACAGGCCTCCGTGCCCAGGGAGGACGCAGACGTCCGAAGCATCCGCCCTCCTTTACAGGAAATATGGACCGGCACCATTATGAGATGTTCACCAAATTCGGGGATGATGGGTTCCTCATCCACCTTGACAACGCCAGAGGGTAAGCGTCCCAACACGGCTCTCCCGGCCGTAGCTGCTCAGGACAACCCCGAGGCCCCCCGAGAATGAGGCCCTTGCATGGTCACCTTCCCTGTGTCCTGGCCCGACTTGGTCCAGTTCCTCTTTCTCCTGATCTTTGCTAAGTAACGCTGGATTCTCCTCCAACCCGAGAGCATCCTGGTGAGACAGACTGATGTTTCCCACATTTCTTTACTCAGTGCTTCAGTCTGGGGGGCAGAGCGCATGGCCCATCCTCAGTGTCTGGCCCCCTGTAGttagggaatgaatgaatgagtgaatgaaggaaggaagaaggaatgatgCTGGCACAGAGGCTCTTGGGAGCTGATGGACAAGGAGGGGGCTGGAGAGGCAGCTTCCATGGCCCCTGGCACTTTACCCCGCGCTGTGAGTCCAAAcaaggctgagggagaggagacTGGAAACCATTAGGAGGGAAGTGCTGCAGGCCACCCTGAACGCCCATGTCCCCTTCCAGGTTTGGACGACACTCCCAGGACGAACTCTCCATCCTGTCCCCGCTGTCCCAGTGCTGCAGGTGAGCCTCCAGCTCCAGGGCAGGTGGCAAGGTGACTCTCCATCCCCCCACAGCCGAGCTCAGAAGGTCTCAGTGTTCACTGGGCTAGGACCCCCAGTGGGTAGGGGAGCAGGAATGACCTCATTTCTTGTCCACTGACAGAATTTTCCCCGGCAACCCCCATCTCT
This window contains:
- the FAM20A gene encoding pseudokinase FAM20A isoform X2; protein product: MPGLRRDRLLTLLLLGALLSADLYFHLWPQEPPLLGPEDPLLASQEALRYYRRKVARWNRRHKMYKEQLNLTSLDAPLQLRQEASWVQFHLGISRRGLYSRSSPVVSQLLQDMRRFPTISADYSQDEKALLGACDCTQIVKPSGVHLKLVLRFSDFGKAMFKPMRQQRDEETPEDFFYFIDFQRHNAEIAAFHLDRILDFRRVPPTVGRLVNVTKEILEVTKNEILQSVFFVSPASNVCFFAKCPYMCKTEYAVCGNPHLLEGSLSAFLPSLNLAPRLSVPNPWIRSYSLAGKEEWEVNPLYCDTVKQIYPYNSSNRLLNIIDMAIFDFLIGNMDRHHYEMFTKFGDDGFLIHLDNARGFGRHSQDELSILSPLSQCCRIKKKTLLHLQLLAQADYRLSDVMRESLLEDQLSPVLTEPHLLALDRRLQIILQTVEGCVEVHGEQSVIALDSAEQSALDSSQANLTS